In the Longimicrobiales bacterium genome, one interval contains:
- a CDS encoding 3'-5' exonuclease, translated as MQLPFELDRPLIFFDLETTGLDVKKDRIVELALIKITPQGDVLEKVRRYNPEMPIPAESTAVHGITDEDVANELPFCRTARNLHDQLIAGSDLSGFNIKGFDIHVLIAEFKRCGISFSVEGRRLLDMQNIFHKEEPRDLSAAARFYLGREHEEAHTALGDIRTSAAVLGAQLERYPDIPQDLDGLHDYCQTFRPFRTEVDRWFSSPEDGRVFRRGKHKGQPLATIAATAPDYLKWMTSLDDMDDDVIKVVKSALDSAALPKPATNDPEPGSDTP; from the coding sequence ATGCAACTACCCTTCGAACTCGACCGACCGCTCATCTTCTTCGACCTCGAGACCACAGGGCTCGACGTCAAGAAAGACCGGATCGTGGAACTCGCACTCATCAAGATCACGCCCCAGGGGGACGTGCTCGAGAAGGTGCGCAGATACAACCCCGAGATGCCTATTCCAGCGGAATCAACGGCTGTGCACGGCATTACGGACGAAGACGTCGCGAACGAACTCCCGTTCTGCCGCACAGCTCGCAATCTGCACGACCAACTGATCGCGGGTAGCGATCTGTCCGGCTTTAATATCAAGGGCTTCGATATCCACGTGCTCATCGCCGAATTCAAGCGATGCGGCATCAGCTTCTCCGTCGAAGGCAGGCGTCTCCTCGACATGCAGAACATCTTCCATAAGGAAGAGCCGAGGGATCTTTCGGCGGCAGCACGATTCTATCTTGGCCGAGAGCACGAAGAAGCTCATACCGCGCTCGGCGACATCCGCACGTCAGCGGCCGTCCTTGGAGCACAACTCGAACGGTATCCCGATATTCCGCAGGACTTGGACGGTCTGCACGACTACTGCCAGACGTTCCGCCCGTTCCGTACGGAGGTGGATCGCTGGTTCAGCAGCCCCGAGGACGGACGTGTCTTTAGACGTGGGAAGCACAAAGGGCAGCCGCTCGCCACAATAGCGGCTACAGCGCCCGACTACCTGAAGTGGATGACGAGCTTGGACGACATGGACGACGACGTCATCAAGGTGGTGAAATCGGCTCTCGACTCAGCCGCACTACCAAAACCTGCAACCAACGACCCGGAACCCGGGAGCGACACACCATGA
- a CDS encoding NAD(P)H-quinone oxidoreductase: protein MKTSMKAVVIREPGDPDVLELQDVPMPEPSHGEVLVRVATSGVNRADLLQRRGNYPVPAGYPADILGLEYAGVVEGVGPGVGPDMVGRAVMGITGGGGYAEYVTEAASTALRVPSGVDVSDAGAIPEAYLTAYDAVFMQEGLAEGETLLVHAVGSGVGSAAVQMAKRVGARAIGTSRTASKLERASGLGLDVSVLADGDWSQEVLDATDARGVDVILDLVGGPYLEKNQAVLAKRGRHIVVGVPGGPMGEINLRSLMITRGSIRGTVLRARALAEKEALARAFERDMLPGFAAGELRPVIDRVFAADQAADAHRHMEANANFGKILLRW, encoded by the coding sequence ATGAAAACTTCCATGAAGGCAGTTGTGATTCGTGAGCCTGGAGATCCGGACGTATTGGAGCTGCAGGACGTTCCCATGCCTGAGCCGTCCCACGGCGAAGTTCTGGTGAGGGTGGCTACCTCAGGCGTGAATCGCGCCGATCTCCTGCAGAGGCGAGGCAACTACCCAGTGCCAGCCGGATATCCCGCGGATATCCTCGGGCTGGAGTATGCGGGAGTGGTGGAAGGCGTCGGCCCCGGAGTTGGTCCAGACATGGTCGGGCGAGCCGTGATGGGCATCACCGGGGGCGGCGGTTACGCGGAATATGTGACGGAAGCGGCCTCGACCGCTCTGCGTGTGCCTTCGGGCGTGGACGTGAGTGACGCGGGTGCGATTCCAGAAGCATACCTGACCGCATACGACGCTGTGTTCATGCAGGAGGGTCTCGCGGAGGGTGAGACTCTACTCGTCCATGCAGTTGGGAGTGGTGTGGGTTCTGCGGCCGTGCAAATGGCGAAGCGGGTCGGGGCCCGGGCGATTGGGACGAGTCGGACCGCTTCGAAGCTGGAGAGGGCCTCTGGCCTTGGGCTCGATGTTTCGGTTCTGGCCGATGGGGACTGGAGTCAGGAGGTCCTCGATGCGACCGATGCCCGGGGCGTGGATGTAATCCTCGACCTGGTGGGCGGACCGTACCTTGAGAAAAATCAGGCTGTATTGGCCAAGAGGGGGAGACACATCGTGGTCGGCGTGCCAGGCGGCCCGATGGGTGAGATCAACTTGCGCTCCTTGATGATCACTCGCGGGTCGATCAGAGGGACTGTACTTCGAGCGAGGGCGTTGGCTGAGAAGGAAGCGTTGGCGCGGGCCTTTGAGCGAGACATGCTGCCGGGGTTCGCCGCCGGGGAGCTACGGCCCGTGATCGATCGGGTCTTCGCGGCTGATCAAGCCGCCGATGCCCATCGGCACATGGAAGCCAACGCGAACTTCGGGAAGATTCTTCTGCGCTGGTAA
- a CDS encoding RnfABCDGE type electron transport complex subunit D, translating into MNAPITEAEPLGRGRALLLPVAFAVVLAAIGFALRSSPVIGRSTIGAAAFLAIWAVALGLSARASGRTFTLAVIPRKPHYVQLSTQAAIYLYWGWYVPLIRGFAVLILAQLVFAYGFSALLAWSRREHFELGFGPFPIIFSINLFLLFKPDWFYWQFGMIALGYLTKEFIRWEKNGRSTHIFNPSSFPLAIFSIGLIATNATDTTFGVDIATRLFDPPNIHAFLFAVSIPVQILFGVATMTVASVVTVYAFGVAFFAITGTYFFYEAYIPIAVFLGMHLLQTDPSTSPRTETGRVVYGMMYGLGVVVLVVVLRALEAPSFYDKLLPVLILNMMIQMVDRWVTSGPLRKLDLSAVAPQTTGIRRNLAIVGIWIAIFAGIYGAGGFRDDHPGQWIPFWQTACSEGSDRGCVYLASFQQDICIQGSGWACNELAVLLVQRNSGDGEALGALQAGCELGFDPACENGLRLSSGNRTLTSAVPTLDDLPLVIRGAKGPVTERDPDRLFARACEIGFEGTCQTASFASN; encoded by the coding sequence TTGAACGCACCCATCACAGAGGCAGAGCCGCTCGGCCGCGGGCGAGCTCTCCTGCTGCCCGTGGCGTTCGCCGTGGTCTTGGCGGCAATCGGGTTCGCACTCCGATCGAGCCCCGTCATTGGTCGGTCGACCATCGGGGCCGCAGCGTTCCTCGCGATCTGGGCCGTAGCTTTAGGCCTGTCCGCTCGAGCCTCGGGACGCACGTTCACTCTCGCGGTCATCCCCCGGAAGCCGCACTACGTCCAGCTGAGCACACAAGCGGCGATCTACCTGTACTGGGGTTGGTACGTCCCGTTGATCCGAGGATTCGCTGTACTCATTCTGGCGCAGCTGGTCTTCGCATATGGATTCAGCGCGCTGCTCGCTTGGTCCCGACGGGAACACTTCGAACTAGGGTTCGGACCGTTCCCCATCATCTTCAGCATCAACCTGTTCCTGCTCTTCAAGCCGGACTGGTTCTATTGGCAGTTTGGGATGATCGCGCTCGGCTACCTGACGAAGGAGTTCATTCGCTGGGAGAAGAACGGTCGCTCCACACACATCTTCAATCCGTCGTCCTTCCCGCTGGCCATTTTCTCCATTGGATTGATCGCCACGAACGCGACCGACACCACCTTCGGCGTGGACATCGCGACACGGCTCTTCGATCCACCGAACATCCACGCATTCCTGTTCGCTGTCTCGATACCGGTTCAAATCCTGTTCGGCGTCGCCACGATGACCGTAGCCTCCGTGGTCACCGTGTACGCCTTCGGGGTGGCCTTCTTCGCCATTACGGGCACGTACTTCTTCTACGAAGCGTACATTCCCATTGCGGTCTTCCTGGGCATGCACCTCCTCCAGACAGACCCGTCGACCTCGCCCAGGACTGAAACCGGACGGGTCGTTTACGGCATGATGTATGGCCTCGGGGTCGTGGTCCTCGTCGTGGTCCTGCGAGCGCTCGAAGCTCCGTCGTTCTACGACAAGCTGCTCCCGGTCTTGATTCTGAACATGATGATTCAGATGGTCGATCGATGGGTGACCTCGGGGCCGCTACGGAAACTCGATCTCTCCGCCGTGGCTCCTCAGACCACCGGCATCCGCCGGAACCTCGCCATCGTCGGCATCTGGATCGCGATCTTCGCCGGCATCTATGGGGCCGGAGGATTCCGAGACGACCACCCGGGCCAGTGGATCCCCTTCTGGCAGACCGCATGCTCCGAGGGCTCGGACCGAGGATGTGTATACCTCGCCTCTTTCCAGCAGGACATCTGTATACAGGGCTCCGGCTGGGCCTGCAATGAGCTCGCCGTCCTCCTCGTTCAGCGCAATTCTGGAGACGGGGAGGCGCTGGGAGCTCTGCAGGCTGGATGCGAACTCGGATTCGACCCTGCGTGCGAGAACGGGCTGCGACTGTCGTCCGGGAACAGGACGCTCACCTCCGCGGTCCCCACACTGGATGATCTCCCGCTCGTAATCCGCGGCGCCAAGGGTCCAGTCACCGAACGAGACCCCGACCGCCTCTTCGCTCGAGCCTGTGAAATCGGCTTTGAGGGCACGTGCCAGACGGCCAGCTTCGCCAGCAACTGA
- a CDS encoding 2-oxoglutarate dehydrogenase E1 component has protein sequence MDDNLFDSQNAAYAQAMFEEYARNPEAVPAEWRTLFEKQGSQAVAEGLFVPDQIDETQAAPMAPAPAYAPAPTSEAAESLRAALPVVSRATALVQAFRDHGHRLARIDPLGSEPPGHPQLTPSYFGTSMEELDELPASLVMDENGEGESVADALRYFGEIYTGTIGYEFEHLDDHVKVDWLWDQVESHSHMPEMSADEKRGLLRKLSNVEGLEQFLHRAYLGQKRFSLEGNDALVPMLDLTIDETARAGGDKVVLGMAHRGRLNVLTHTLGVSYGELLAEFEGPSYKGGQLDIPGTGDVKYHHGARGEREVDGAGTVQIRLAPNPSHLEFVNPVVAGMTRATQFDSSSKDAVRAGERVVPVLMHGDAAFAAEGVVAETLNMSRLHGYDVGGTVHIIVNNQVGFTTDPRDARSTTYSSDLAKGYGIPIVHVNADDAEACLATIRLAMMYRAQFNDDFVIDLVGYRRHGHNEGDEPAYTQPMENAKIASHPTARTIYADRLADEGVVSKDEAEAIQNEVSSTLRDAQDHVREFDPVGDDTPDEEREVPVVPESTGVDFEVLSGINTASLKIPDGFTPHPKLWRQLSRRGQDFSPEKQIDWGHAETLAFGSLLNQNIPIRLTGQDVQRGTFSHRHIVLHDVETGALATPLQSVSDARLEVHNSPLTETAVIGFEYGYSVAADEDVVLWEAQFGDFVNVAQVMIDQFLSSGHMKWGQYSRLTLLLPHGHEGQGPEHSSARLERFLQLCAEQNMRVTYPTTPAQYFHMLRRQALRRPERPMIVMTPKSLLRLPSAASAVSELTEGNFQHVLDDPTVEDADAIERLVLCTGKIYYDIQAHERRPDASNAAVARQELLYPFPTDALKALLARYPNLKHVVWTQEEPRNMGALTFVGPRLRSVVPRTVPLTYVARPERASPAEGKATRHAAQQEELVLEALGLDAQ, from the coding sequence ATGGACGACAACCTCTTCGATAGCCAGAACGCCGCCTACGCACAGGCGATGTTCGAGGAATACGCTCGCAATCCCGAGGCGGTGCCCGCGGAGTGGCGAACCCTTTTCGAGAAGCAAGGCTCGCAGGCCGTTGCTGAAGGCCTCTTCGTACCGGATCAGATTGATGAGACCCAGGCGGCCCCGATGGCCCCGGCCCCAGCATACGCACCGGCACCGACCTCCGAAGCCGCCGAGAGCCTTCGGGCAGCCCTCCCAGTCGTTTCGCGCGCCACGGCTCTCGTACAAGCTTTCCGGGATCACGGTCACCGCCTCGCTCGGATCGACCCTCTAGGGTCGGAACCGCCGGGGCATCCCCAGCTGACCCCGTCCTACTTCGGCACATCCATGGAGGAACTCGACGAGTTGCCAGCATCGCTGGTCATGGACGAGAACGGAGAAGGAGAGTCCGTCGCAGATGCTCTCCGGTACTTCGGTGAGATCTACACAGGAACGATCGGATATGAATTCGAGCACCTCGACGACCATGTGAAGGTCGACTGGCTGTGGGATCAGGTCGAGTCACACTCCCACATGCCCGAGATGAGTGCAGACGAAAAGCGCGGACTCCTGCGCAAGCTCTCAAACGTCGAAGGTCTCGAGCAGTTCCTTCACCGGGCCTACCTAGGACAGAAGCGCTTTTCTCTCGAGGGGAATGACGCGTTAGTCCCGATGTTGGACCTGACGATCGACGAAACAGCACGTGCGGGCGGTGACAAGGTCGTGCTCGGCATGGCGCACCGCGGACGCCTTAACGTGCTCACGCACACGCTCGGCGTCTCGTACGGCGAACTTCTGGCGGAATTCGAGGGCCCCTCCTACAAAGGAGGCCAGCTCGACATCCCAGGCACCGGAGACGTGAAGTACCACCATGGTGCCCGTGGCGAGCGCGAGGTCGATGGTGCAGGAACCGTCCAGATCCGTTTGGCCCCGAATCCGAGTCATCTCGAGTTCGTGAACCCCGTTGTCGCAGGCATGACGCGAGCGACCCAGTTCGACTCCTCGTCCAAGGACGCTGTCAGAGCTGGCGAGCGGGTCGTGCCGGTGCTCATGCATGGCGACGCCGCGTTCGCAGCGGAGGGAGTCGTCGCGGAAACGTTGAACATGTCTCGCCTCCACGGCTACGACGTGGGCGGCACCGTCCACATCATCGTGAACAACCAGGTGGGCTTCACGACCGACCCTCGCGACGCCCGCTCAACCACGTATTCGAGTGATCTCGCTAAGGGATACGGAATCCCGATCGTGCACGTGAACGCTGACGACGCCGAGGCCTGCCTAGCTACGATCCGCTTGGCCATGATGTACCGCGCCCAATTCAACGACGATTTCGTAATCGACCTCGTCGGGTATCGGCGCCACGGGCACAACGAGGGAGACGAGCCAGCGTACACGCAGCCCATGGAGAACGCCAAGATCGCGAGTCATCCAACGGCCCGTACGATCTACGCAGATCGCCTCGCTGACGAAGGCGTGGTGAGTAAGGACGAGGCTGAAGCGATCCAAAACGAGGTGTCGTCCACGCTCCGGGACGCTCAAGACCACGTACGCGAGTTCGACCCGGTCGGCGACGACACACCGGACGAGGAACGGGAAGTGCCTGTGGTGCCCGAGTCGACAGGTGTCGACTTCGAAGTCCTCTCGGGGATCAACACGGCATCACTTAAGATACCAGACGGATTCACGCCGCACCCCAAGTTGTGGCGCCAGCTCTCCCGGCGAGGGCAGGATTTCTCTCCAGAGAAGCAGATCGATTGGGGCCACGCTGAGACTCTCGCCTTCGGTTCTCTTCTCAACCAAAATATTCCGATCCGCTTGACGGGCCAGGACGTTCAACGTGGCACGTTCAGCCACCGTCACATTGTTCTTCATGATGTTGAGACGGGTGCGCTCGCGACGCCTCTCCAGAGCGTGTCGGACGCACGTCTCGAGGTCCACAACTCGCCCCTGACCGAAACGGCGGTGATCGGCTTCGAGTACGGATACTCGGTGGCCGCGGACGAGGACGTCGTTCTCTGGGAAGCGCAGTTCGGCGACTTCGTCAACGTCGCTCAGGTCATGATCGACCAGTTCTTATCGTCCGGGCATATGAAGTGGGGGCAGTACTCACGCCTCACGCTACTCCTGCCTCACGGGCACGAAGGCCAAGGTCCAGAGCACTCGAGCGCGCGTCTCGAACGCTTCCTGCAGTTGTGTGCGGAGCAGAACATGCGGGTCACCTACCCGACGACCCCTGCTCAGTACTTCCACATGCTCAGACGCCAAGCACTCCGGAGACCGGAGCGCCCTATGATCGTCATGACGCCAAAGAGCCTCCTCCGGCTCCCATCAGCCGCTTCTGCAGTCTCCGAACTGACCGAGGGCAACTTCCAACACGTGCTCGACGACCCAACCGTGGAAGACGCCGATGCGATCGAGCGACTGGTCTTGTGCACAGGCAAGATCTACTACGACATCCAAGCGCACGAGCGCCGACCGGACGCCTCAAATGCGGCCGTGGCGCGTCAGGAGCTGTTGTACCCCTTCCCAACCGACGCCTTGAAAGCGCTGCTCGCCCGTTACCCGAACCTCAAGCACGTCGTTTGGACGCAAGAAGAGCCTCGCAACATGGGAGCCCTGACTTTTGTCGGGCCTCGGCTACGGAGCGTAGTGCCGCGGACGGTGCCACTCACGTACGTTGCGCGTCCTGAGCGGGCATCACCCGCGGAAGGCAAGGCGACGAGGCACGCGGCCCAGCAAGAGGAATTGGTCCTAGAGGCGCTGGGATTGGACGCCCAATAG
- a CDS encoding heavy metal-binding domain-containing protein: MLISNTQEIPGKKIVEFYGVVSGSTVRAKHIGRDIMAGLKNVVGGELTGYTELLSEARGEAIRRMSYQAKETGANAIVNVRFATSSVAQGAAELFAYGTAVSVE, translated from the coding sequence ATGCTCATCAGCAACACCCAGGAAATTCCCGGAAAGAAGATCGTCGAGTTCTACGGTGTCGTGAGCGGCAGTACGGTTCGCGCGAAGCACATCGGCCGAGACATCATGGCGGGCCTGAAGAACGTCGTGGGCGGGGAGTTGACGGGATATACGGAGCTGCTGTCCGAGGCGCGCGGTGAAGCGATCCGACGCATGAGTTACCAAGCGAAAGAAACGGGCGCGAACGCGATCGTGAACGTGCGCTTCGCCACCAGCAGTGTCGCACAGGGCGCGGCCGAGCTGTTCGCGTACGGCACCGCGG